TTCGCAGACTCGGCTGCTGCCCGAACGAGACAGTTCCGTGATGCCGAAGCCATTGGAATTTCGAGGTACAACCCATCCCCGAACTCTGCCAGCTCCGTGATGCCCGTGCAGACTCGACCCGGATGTGGCCCATCCTCACTTGGCTGTTTGCTGTACAGCACCTCCGCGATATCCTGTTGAAGCGACCACTCACCGTACGAGCTGATGAGTGACGCGAGATTGTTGACGTACAATTCACGGATGTCGTAGAGTACCTGGATATTTCGTGGTGAGGTGTGCTCGAATTTCGGGTGTGCTTTCACGCAGACCGCACTCAGTGTCGCGAGCACTGCAAGCGTCCCTGGCTCATCGACGAACGGTTCCTCGGCCGCGTCGGAGCGTACTTGCTCTTTGAGCGCAGCCTTCCCGAACCGCTCGATATCGTTCACGAGAGCAGTGGGTTGGCCCTCGCCGTCGACGATGTAGCGATTGTAGCCCCGCGTAAACAGCTGGTTGATGTGTGATTCCCTGTATTCTGTGGGGAGCGCTGCAATCCGATATGCGACGTCCTCGTCGTCACGGGCGTTACGCGATTTCATCCCGAGATTACCTCCGGCGTCGCTGACCGAACGTCGAATTCCGGACTTTCGATGGGTTGGACGATGCGACAGACGTCGGCGTGGAGTGAGTAGGGAAGGCGGGCGACACGCCGGCGGTCAGCCGTCACGACCGGGTCAATCGGGATGTCATACGTCTTGAGGAGAAGGTCGTTCAGCACCTCACGGCTCTGTTCGTCGTATCGGTGCGCAGGGTCAGTATCGAGGAGGTAGACGTGGACGCCCTGCCCACTGTAGACGACCATTGTCTCCTCGGCGTTGAACTCCTCGGTGAAGATGTCGCGGACCTCAAACCCGTACTCGATAGCACGGTTGACGTCCTCGAAGGCATACGGATACCCCGTTGGGGCCGAGTCGATAATTCCTGAAGCCTCGAGGAGCGTCCCCTTTGTCTGATTGTCTCCAGCCTCCGAGACGTCACCTGCTGCGCGTTCCCAAGCGATCTCTTTGGCGTCGATGTCGACAAGAAGGATCCACGGCCGATCCCAGTGATCTAGCGCATAATAGACGGCATCGGGACGCGGGTCTGGTTGCTCCAGCACCGCCGGATCAGCGAGGGCGAACGGGCTCCATCCGAGGGGATCGTTTCGAGCAGGGTGCCGAATGAACTCCAGAACGTCTTCGAACGTACTGAACTCTGCAGTCGCCCGGTTTCCAGATGCATCTGTTTGCCAGGTACCGCGTCGGATGAAGTTCTTGTCAGGGGCGTTTTCTGTGCGAACCGGATGTGGGTCTCGAAAAGAGAGTGCGTACTCCTTCGGCCCGTCCGCCGTGATGAACTCAGGGAGGCGGTCGACGTAGCGAGGGAATTCTTCGGCGTAGTAGGTGTAGAGTTCCTCACGGGTTGCCTGTCGCCACGTCATTGGTTGACCTCATGGTCGAGGTTTTTGAACCCACGAACAGTGGTCATGCCCGCTGCATCGAAGTCTTCGACAGCGTCCCTGATCGCCGAAAACGAGCGTGCGTCACGCCCGCTGACGCTCTCGTCGATCCGGTCCCCCTCAGCAAGTCGATCGAGCACTTCGAGCGCTGTCTCGCGATTGTTGAACGCCCAGATCGCATCGGCGTCCACCGCGGCGAGTTTGTCGAAGTCGTCAATCGATGCATGGCTGTTGTTACTCGGGAGTTCAACCTCGCCGACCCACACGAGTTCACCATCAGCATCGAGGCCCGCAACGTCGAACACCGTCTCCTCATTGTACTCGTAGTATGGCTCGACCTGTTCGACGCTGTCGAGGGAGTTTATCCACTGTTCGAGTAGCTTCACACCGACCTTATGGGGTGTCTTCTCTCCGATGTCTCCCTGACCAGGACCGACCTTGAGTCGCTGACCGAGCAAGTCACGCCCTGCCGGGAGAACGGTGTAGTATTTCCGACCGCACGCTTGGCACTCCTCCACCAGGTCTTGCTCTACGAGTCGTTGGACGTCCAGATCATCGAAGTCGTTCTCGAACGAACTCATTGAATCAATGAGTCTATGATCTGGTGCGTCGCCGTTCATCACGTCGAGAACGCGGATCAGGAACCGGATGTCGTCGTGAGTGAGGCCACGCCGCCGGAGTTCCTCATCTGCGACAGGTACACCACCGTCTCGTACTGGCGACGGCCCGCGCTCATCGACAGGTGACCCTTCTTCACCGACTGGTTCATCCGTATCAGTTGCTCCGGAATCGCGATACGGTGAGTTGGTGTCTGTGTCCTCTTCATCCTCATCTTCATCGACCGTTGAATCGCTGGTTGCCTCTCCGATGAACGACGATTGTGTCGGGTCTGTGGCTGTCGACCGTTCGTCGTTCGGTCTACTTCCCCAGCCCTCACCTCCCACACTCTCCGATTCACCGGTATCCTCTGCAAGCCCGTATTGGACCTGTGTTCGTTCCGTCAGTTGTGGGAGGACATCGGCCTCGAACTGCGCTTCTTGTTCAACAGAGAGCGGGTCATCACTCTCTGGATGTCCGGGTGCAATTGGGAGCGACTTCAGAGAAAACGGGGCTGGACCCGTCTCCCCGAACAACGGACTCGGGAGCTGAACAATCCACTCTCCGTTGGGGAGCGTGTTGATCCGATTCCGGAGGTCGGTCGGGCTCAGGTCTTCGTGAGCGAGTGACTCTATGAGATCACGATCGATCGAGATGTTCCCGATGATTTTGGTCTTAATATTGTTGAGCAGTTCGTTGTAGGCTCGCTCACTCCGCTCTCGAACCTGACCGGGGAACTGCATCATCAGCCCCATGCTCAGCCCGAACGACCGCCCCTGCGGAAGCAACTGTTTTGAGACGAGCTTCGTTGACGCAATGGGCGCCGCCTCTTCGATGATGAGATTGGTGGTCTTGTCGTAGTCGGTGATGCCATCGCGACGACGAATCTGTACGGCGTCCCAGAGGTTGCTCAATAACAGGAGCGTGATCGCTCGTTGTGCCTCCGGTCGGAGGTCTCCGATGTCGAACAATATCGTGACGTCCCTGCTCAGGAAGTCAGCAAAGTCAAATCGATTCCCAAGGTACTCGCCGTCACTCCCCGCGTCGCGTTGTTCCGGAACATGGTTGAAGAGTTGTCGAAGGTGGGTGTCCTCCATGAGTTTGTCAAGGCGATTTCCAACGGCATTCATCGACGTCTCGAACTGGTGGTCGTCCTTCGCTAAGTGTCGTGTCAGCGACTCCTCGACGTTCTGGTTGGCTGCCGAGATGGGTGGGATGATACTGTCTCGCTGCATCTGTAGTGCCGCCTCGAAGAGGTCATTGAGGCCGAAGGCGTCACTTCCGTACTCTTTGTCGAACAGCGCCTTGATCAGGTAACCGATGATCTCGTTGGCCACGAACGCCTGTTCGTACGTATCGCGCCCCATGACCATCCGAAGGATGTCGTGGAAGTGGTCGACCTTATCCTGAATCGCATCCTCACGGGGCCGTCCGCGTGCAATCGCAGGGCGGATGTCGAAAAACGAAACGGCCGGAAGGATTTCTGGAACGCGGAAGTAGTAGACATCGTCCACACTGCCGAATAGCTTGAAGTGAGCCCGAAGGTAGTTCACACACATCCCATCGCCCTTCGGGTCGAATGTAATCACGGGACCACTGGTTGTCGCTCGAAGTGAGAGGGTATCGTTGGTATTCGATGTGGACTTTCCGCTGCCAGTCGATGCGAATCGCGCGTAATGCATCGTCAACAGCCTCGGTGGGATTCGGACCGGGTCCCGATGGCAAGTCCTGTTCTCATCGAGGGCGTACCCGATTGCCATTCCTGTCTGGAACTGCTGAAGTAGGTCCGGGTTTGGCAGCGGAAGTGGACGCCGACTCTGTTGTTCAGCACGCGTCCCTCGGATGCCGTCTGCCGAGAGTTCCTTCGCAGACGGAACGAGGAGGAACTGAGCGAGTTCAGCTCCATCGAGGACGAAATCCGGGCGGGTCTTTCCTCGGCCAGTCACGACTTGTCGCTCCAGCACTCTGCTGAGGGCTGTCCGGGCAGCCTTCTCTCTCGTTTTCTCACGAAATCTTCCCGCTCGAAGCCGCTCTCCGCTCACTTGATAGAAGGGGCCACTCACCGAGTCGAAGACATGACAGAGTGCGTCCATCCGGTTCGCGAGGTGATCACGAGCTGATTCTGCAGTCGGGACACCTACCGCCCGGATATTGACGCTGAACGATCGCGTAGAATTCTTCTGTTCGATTGCGTCGATACGTTTGGCGACGGACTCACTGAGACGCTCCTTTGAGGATGATTCTCGTTCTAGTCCTCCATCGAGTAGCGTCCCCACGAACTGCTGAAAGACGGTGTCTCGTCCGTCAAGCAATTCTGCAACCCTGAGGTCGGCCTCCGACTGCCAGACGGTCCGTGGTTGGAAGACCACCTGAAACGCAATGGGGGACGTCGCCTGTGTCACGTGGTCGATGAGTGACGCGAGTGCCCGTCCGTTTCTCTCATCAACCGTCGATTCGTCACCTGAACTCTCACTCGTAATGTGGGGTAATGACGTCATCCAGTCTCTCGATCGGGTGGCCGAAGCAGACCAGTGTACGCCCACTGGTGAGACTGCATCGAGACTCGGGCGTGCGAGTATCGTC
This is a stretch of genomic DNA from Salinigranum halophilum. It encodes these proteins:
- a CDS encoding bifunctional DNA primase/polymerase, with translation MTWRQATREELYTYYAEEFPRYVDRLPEFITADGPKEYALSFRDPHPVRTENAPDKNFIRRGTWQTDASGNRATAEFSTFEDVLEFIRHPARNDPLGWSPFALADPAVLEQPDPRPDAVYYALDHWDRPWILLVDIDAKEIAWERAAGDVSEAGDNQTKGTLLEASGIIDSAPTGYPYAFEDVNRAIEYGFEVRDIFTEEFNAEETMVVYSGQGVHVYLLDTDPAHRYDEQSREVLNDLLLKTYDIPIDPVVTADRRRVARLPYSLHADVCRIVQPIESPEFDVRSATPEVISG
- a CDS encoding ATP-binding protein, which gives rise to MRREYVRVRPTSERISTEHVQRLLESLHTLQTTNSGGTIERLNPFWTPAPTQFEFLTLSEGADEPVEFYYGVDGHLDTLEKRLRSIYPSTFEISRVEFDVASRLIQPVEFTRPDFIEQYTAGNLRYEFGASERTTVDTTDSQPDQSDAADSIENAGSNSAFDHSVQAGETVLKLAPPSDASSGASEIPLTKPTETFDGTILARPSLDAVSPVGVHWSASATRSRDWMTSLPHITSESSGDESTVDERNGRALASLIDHVTQATSPIAFQVVFQPRTVWQSEADLRVAELLDGRDTVFQQFVGTLLDGGLERESSSKERLSESVAKRIDAIEQKNSTRSFSVNIRAVGVPTAESARDHLANRMDALCHVFDSVSGPFYQVSGERLRAGRFREKTREKAARTALSRVLERQVVTGRGKTRPDFVLDGAELAQFLLVPSAKELSADGIRGTRAEQQSRRPLPLPNPDLLQQFQTGMAIGYALDENRTCHRDPVRIPPRLLTMHYARFASTGSGKSTSNTNDTLSLRATTSGPVITFDPKGDGMCVNYLRAHFKLFGSVDDVYYFRVPEILPAVSFFDIRPAIARGRPREDAIQDKVDHFHDILRMVMGRDTYEQAFVANEIIGYLIKALFDKEYGSDAFGLNDLFEAALQMQRDSIIPPISAANQNVEESLTRHLAKDDHQFETSMNAVGNRLDKLMEDTHLRQLFNHVPEQRDAGSDGEYLGNRFDFADFLSRDVTILFDIGDLRPEAQRAITLLLLSNLWDAVQIRRRDGITDYDKTTNLIIEEAAPIASTKLVSKQLLPQGRSFGLSMGLMMQFPGQVRERSERAYNELLNNIKTKIIGNISIDRDLIESLAHEDLSPTDLRNRINTLPNGEWIVQLPSPLFGETGPAPFSLKSLPIAPGHPESDDPLSVEQEAQFEADVLPQLTERTQVQYGLAEDTGESESVGGEGWGSRPNDERSTATDPTQSSFIGEATSDSTVDEDEDEEDTDTNSPYRDSGATDTDEPVGEEGSPVDERGPSPVRDGGVPVADEELRRRGLTHDDIRFLIRVLDVMNGDAPDHRLIDSMSSFENDFDDLDVQRLVEQDLVEECQACGRKYYTVLPAGRDLLGQRLKVGPGQGDIGEKTPHKVGVKLLEQWINSLDSVEQVEPYYEYNEETVFDVAGLDADGELVWVGEVELPSNNSHASIDDFDKLAAVDADAIWAFNNRETALEVLDRLAEGDRIDESVSGRDARSFSAIRDAVEDFDAAGMTTVRGFKNLDHEVNQ